CGGTGATGCAGCACCTGAAGGTGCTGGAAGCGGCGGAGCTGGTGATTGCGCACAAGGTGGGGCGGGTGCGCTGGAACCACCTCAATGCGCTGCCGATCAAGGAGATCCATGACCGCTGGATCGGGCCGCATGCGGCAGGCGCCGTGGGCCTGCTGGCGCGGATGAAGGCGGACCTCGAAGGCGGGTGAACGATTTGCCGCCCCGCGCGCTGACCTGTATCAGGCCGGTTGCAACGGAAAGGCAGGCACTTGGCCCGCACGGCGATCATCGGAGATGTGCACGGGATGCGCGCGGCGCTGGCGGAGCTGCTGGCGAAGCTGGCGTTTGGTCCGGGCGACCGGCTCGTGTTCGTCGGCGACCTCGTCGACAAGGGGCCGGATTCCGCGGGCGTGGTCGATGATGTGGCGCGGCTGCAGGCGGAGGCGCCGTATGAAGTCGTGCTGGTCGAGGGCAACCATGAGGAACGCCACCGGCGCTACCGGGCGAACCTGACGCTGCGGCCGAAAGTGGCGCGCCAGTCGGCGAAGGAAGCGCCGCGGCTGGCGGAGATGACGGAAGCGCTGACGCCGCGCGGGCGGGCCTTGCTGGACGCAGCGCCGCTGTTCTGGCGGCTGGACGAGTTCGGCGTGCTGGTGGTGCATGGCGGCATTCCGGGTGACCTGAAGGCGTTTCCGGACAGTCCGGACGAGGTGGACCGGATGGACAAGAAGGCCCGCGAGAAGTTCCTGAAGATCATCCGCACACGGTATATCGAGCAGGGGGCCGGCGCGTTTGTCGGGCTCGGGAAGGAGCGGCCGGGCGACCGGTTCTGGGCGGAAGTGTATGATGGGCGGTTCGGGCATGTGGTGTTCGGGCACCAGCCGTTCTTTGACGGGCCAGCGGAATTTCCGCACGCGACCGGCATCGATACCGGCGCGGTGCATGGCACCGGGCTGACGGCGCTGGTGCTCGAGGCCGGGCGGGCGCGCCGGTTCGTCCGCGTGGAGACGCCGGTCTACAAGCCGCGCCGGACGCTGGAGCCGGACGACGCCTGAGGCGGGCTCAGACGACGGTGCCGAAGACGGCGCCGATCACGCCGGTAACGATCATCGCGGCGGCGCCCCAGAACACTACGCGAAACACGGCACGCCATTTGCCGGCGCCGCCTGCGGCTGCGGACATCCAGCCGAGGATGGCCAGGCTGGCGAGGGAGACGGCGGCGACGACCGGGGTGATCATGTAGTGCGGCGACAGGGCGGCGGCGGCGAGCGGCAGGGCGGAGCCGGCCGAGAAGCTGGCGGCGGAACTGAGGGCGGCCTGGATGGGCCGGGCGGCGGCCATGTCGCTCATGCCGAGTTCGTCGCGGGCATGGGCGCCGAGGGCGTCGTGCTTCATCAACTGCTGGGCGACCGCCTGGGCGGTGGCGGGCTCAACCCCGCGCTTGATGTAGATGTCGGCGAGCTCCTGAAGCTCCGCCTCCGGATAATCGCGCAGGGCGGCTTTCTCGGTCTCGAGATCGGCGCGCTCGGTGTCCGACTGCGAACTGACGGAGACGAATTCGCCGGCAGCCATCGACATGGCGCCGGCGACAAGGGCGGCGACGCCGGCGACGAGGATCGCGCTGGGCGTGGCGGCGGCGGCAGCGACCCCGATGACGAGGCTGGCGGTGGAGACGATGCCGTCATTGGCGCCGAGCACGGTGGCGCGCAGCCAGCCGATGCGGTGGACGTAGTGGTGCTCGCCTGCGGGAAACGGGGAAGCCATGGCGCGAAGTGTCCTTGCGGGTGGGGCGTGCGCCGACAGTGCGACGGCAGGCAGGGCACGGTCAATGCGGCGTGGTGCACCGCTTTCAGCTGCCCAGCCGGAGAAGACGACTGCGACTGCGAGTGGTCCGCAGGCGGCCATTGGACCGGGGGGCGGAGCATGCCTGCTGGCTGGACAGCCACAGGGGCGCGTCTGCGGCAGGGGCAAAGTTTTCTTGCGCGGGGCGGCGCACCCGACTACCCCTTGAATATCCGGAATTCCTTCAAGGGGGCACCCATGAATCTCGTACTTGTCGTGCTGGCTGTGATCGTGGCGATCGTGGGCCTGATCATCCTGATCTACAACGGCCTGGTGATGAAGCGCCAGCGCGTCAACCAGGCCTTCGCGGACGTGGATGTGCAGCTGAAACAGCGCCAAAACCTGATCCCGAACCTGGTCGAAACGGTGAAGGGCTATGCCAGCCACGAACAGGAAACCTTCCAGCAGGTGATCGCGGCACGCAATGCGGCGCAGGCGGCCAATACGGCCGGCGACATGGCGAAGGCGGAAGGCGTGCTGAGCCAGGCGCTGGGCAAGCTGTTCGCCCTCGCCGAGGCCTATCCCGACCTGAAGGCGAACACCAACTTCCTGCAGCTGCAGAACGAGCTGTCCGCGATCGAGGACAAGCTGGCGGCGGCGCGGCGGTTCTACAACTCGGCGGTGCAGGACTACAACACGGCGCGCGAGCAGTTCCCGGGATCGATCGTGGCGGGCAGCTTCAACTTCGAGCCACGCGAATTCTTCGATGTCGGCGTGGAAGGCCGCGCGGCGCTCGACGAGCCGCCGAAGGTGAGTTTCTAGGCCGGCGATTGCGCGCTACACTGACGGCTTCGCATCGGAGGCTGTCATGAAAATATCTTTCCTCCTTGCGGCGGGCTCTCTCGGGCTCGCCGCTTGTGCATCTGGCGGCGGCGCGCCGCACGTCAAATGGAGCGCGTCGAGCTGGAACGGGCTGGCGCCGCAGACGATCGGCACCGACAATTTCAACTTCTACGCCGCCCCGCTCGACGGGCAGGGATTCAAGCTGAAGCTGTCGCTGGCGATGGGGCCGGATTTCTCGATCCAGGCGGGTGAGAGCACGCTGCCGGCGGAACTCGAACAGGCCGCGCGGGACGCGGCGCCCGAAGGCTGCACGTTTGTTTCGCTGACGCGCACGGCGGATGGCGGCGCAGAGGCAGATTACAAATGCGAATGAATACAGGTGCTGGACGCGGCGGCTGAATTCGGGTGAATCTGGCGGACCGATCCCGAAAGGACGACCGATCATGCGCCTTCTCCTGATTGCCGGCCTTGCCGCCGCGCTTGCCGCCTGTTCCCCGAAGACCGAGAAAGCGCCGGATGCCGCGCCGCTGCCGGTGGAGGAGACTGCGCCTCCGGAACAGGCCGGCCCCTTGCCGTCGCTCGATCCGACCGAGCTGGACCTGTCGAAGATCGCCCTGGCGATGCGGATTCCGTCGACCTTCCGGGCCTATGATGACGGGGCCTACCTGCAGATCAACCTGATCAATCCGCGCCTCGGCGTGGACATCGCGGAAGAGTTTGCGCTGGACGCCAAGGAAGGCTCTGACAGCCCATTCCTTGCCAGCGAGGCGCGCGAGGGCTTCACGATGTGGAGCTATGCCACGATGCCGGAAGATGCCGAACGGCTGCGGGCGCTCAGCCTTGAAGTGGCGCGCCTGAAGCAGGAAGCGCCGGGCGAGAACGAGCTGACCTTCGGGGCGGTCGCGCCGGGCTGCTGGAACGAGCCGGAGGCGACGCCGACGAGCCTAGCGCGGACGCTGTATATCCGTGTACTGCCGGAAGAGGATTTCCAGGTGTTCGTGCCGGAACTGGAACTGACGAAGGACGCCATTCCCGGCATCGAGAGCTTCTGGGGCGCGTGCGCGGAGTAGGTGGCTGGCCCGTTTCAAAAGCCATCACTCATCCTGAGCGAAGTCGAAGGATGGGCCAAGCCGAGCGGTCGTGAAGCCCCGGCTCTCCTTCGACTTCGCTGAGGACGAGCCGTTCGCGGCGGCCGGAGTTTGGTCGAGGGCTATCGCTCCCGGGCGCAGTCTTGTGCTATGCACAGCCTCCATGAGCGATACCCTTGGCCCCGGTGATCTGGTCCTGTGCGTGAACGCCTCCCCGAACCATGTGACGGGTGAACCCGTGCCGCTGGTGGCGGGGGAAACTTACCGCGTGCTCGACCTCTGGGAATTTGCCTGCCCGTGCGGGCGCTCCGATGCGCTGATCGATGTCGGCGTCGGCTGGGCCTGGTGCCAGAGCCGGTTCCGCAAGCTGCCCAAGCCGAAGGCGCGTGAGCGCGTGCGCCGGACGGCGAAGCCGAAGGAAGTGCAACCGGTTTGAGGGGCCCTCAGGGCAGGACGCCGCGTTCTCGCAGCCAGTGTTCGAGCAGCGACGGCCAGACGGTGTCCGGCGAGTGGTCGCGCCTGAGGCCGAAGGCATGGCCGCCGGTGGCGAAGAGGTGGACTTCGGCGGGCACGCCGGCGGCGTCGAGCGCGCGGGCATAGACGGTCGCGTTGCAGACGGGGTTCACGTCGTCATCCCAGGCCTGGATCAGGAAAGTCGGCGGTGTCTTCTCGGTGATCTTGAGGCGGGGGTCGAGCTTGTCGCCGGCGCGGCAGATATGGCCGGCGAAGAAGGAGATGGCGAAGTCCGGACGGCTGCTGAACGCGTCGATACGGTCCGTAAGCGGATATTCCGGCTCGGAGATGTTGCTGAGCTGGACGGTGAGGTAGCCGCCTGCGGAGAAACCCATGGCGCCGACCTTTGCGGGATCGATGCCGAGCTCCGGCGCCATGGCGCGGACCATGCGGACGGTCCGCTGCGCATCCTGCAAGGCGGGGGCGGGATTGGGCTCGACGACACATTGGCATTCCTTGTTCCAGGAATGGTTGGTGTTCGGTACACGGTATTTCGAGAGGATGCAGGTCATGCCATGCGACGTGACCCAGTCGCAGATCTCGGTGCCTTCGAGGGTGACCACGACAGCGTTGAATCCGCCGCCCGGAAAGACGATGACCGCCGCGCCGGTGTTCGCGCCTTTCGGTGGATAGATCGTGATGGTCGGGTCGCTGACATCGAAGATGGCCTGGGAAGTGTCGCCGCCGACCGCTTCGGGGGAATAACGCGTGGCGACGCGTTCCGGCGGGCTGGACGCCGCGTCGACGCCGGGGGCGGCGCCGGGCCAGATCGGCAACTGGGTGAGGCCTTCCGGCGCCTCCCAGGCGCCGGTCGTCCAGGTCAGCTCTTCCTGCGATCTCTCCACGGGCGCCGGGGCAGCCGGGGTGTCGGCGAGGGCCGCGCGGTCCGGCGGCGAGCAGGCAAACAGGCACAGGGCCGGCAGGGCAAAAAGGGGCCAATGACGCATGATCGCTCCAGCTGAGGAGTGGGAGGGCGGACCCTTACCTTGACGAGGGTATGGCGCGCCTTCAAGCACGGCAAGGCATTTGCGCAAGTGGGCAAGGGCAGGCTCAGCGTTGCGCCTTGAACCAAGGCTCAAGTTTGCCGATTGCTTCCTTGATTTCGTCCGTGGACAGCGCAAACGAGAAGCGCATGAAGCGGTGGCCGTCGACGGGGTCGAAGTCCACGCCGGGGGCGGTGGCGACGCCGGTGTCTTCGAGGAGTTTCAGGCAGAAGGCGAGGCTGTCATCTGTGAAGCGGGAGATGTCGGCATAGATGTAGAAGGCGCCGTCGGGCGGGGCGATGCGTTCGAGGCCGAGGCCGGGGAGCGCGTCCAGCAGGAGCTGGCGGTTCGCGCGGTAGACGCCGAGATGGCCTTCGAGTTCGTCGCGGCTGTCCATCGCGACGAGACCGGCATGCTGGGCGAGTGACGGCGCGGTGAGGAAGAGGTTGCCGATATAGGCGCCGGTGCGGGCCGCGCCGTCTTCGGGCGAGACGAGCCAGCCGAGGCGCCAGCCGGCCATCGAGAAGTACTTCGAGAAGCTGTTGACGACATAGGCGGTGGGGTCGAACTCGAGGATCGAGTGCAGCTTCGGGCCGTAGGTGAGGCCGTGATAGATCTCGTCGGAGATGATCCGTATGCCGCGCTTGCGGGCGACATCGGCGATGGCGCGCAGTTCGGCTTCGGCGATGATGGTGCCGGTGGGGTTGGCGGGGCTGGCGAGGATGACGCCGGCCGGGGCGGGGGTGAGTGCATCGAGGGCGGCGGCCGTCAGCTGGTAGCGTTCGGCAGCGCCGCAGGGAATCTCCACGGGCACCATGTTCAGGGCACGGATGGTGTTGCGGTAGGCGACGTAGCCCGGGCGGGCGAGGGCGATGCGGTCGCCGGGATTGAAGGCGGTGGCGAGCGCGAGGACAAGCGCCGGAGAGGCGCCGCAGGTGATGGCGAGGCGCGCGGGCGGGACGGTGACGCCGTAGGTGTCCTTGTAGTGCTGCGCGATGCGGGCCTTGAGCGGGACGCTTTCCCAGTAGCCCATGGCTTCGGTGTCGAGCACGCCGTGGGCGGCGGCGATGGCCGCCTTGGGCGCGCCGGTCGAGGGCTGGCCGAATTCCATGTGCAGGATGCGCTGGCCCGCGGCCTTCATCTCGTGCGCGCGGCGGCTGATGGCGATCGCCTGGAAGGGGGAGATGTCCTGTCCCACGGGACTACTGGGCCGCGATGGAGGGCAGCCAGGTGGCGAGCGAGGGGATCGCGGCGACGAGCACGATGAGCAGCAGCTGAAGCGCAATGAACGGGATGGCTCCGCGCCATATCTGCAGGGTGCTGACTTCCGGCGGAGCGGCGCCGCGCAGGTAGAACAGGGCGAAGCCGAAGGGCGGGGTGAGGAAGCTCGTCTGCAGGTTCACCGCCATCAGGATGGCGAGCCAGACCGGATCGCAGCCGAGCACGATCAGCGGCGGGGCGACGAGCGGCACGACGACGAAGACGATCTCGATGAAGTCGAGGAAGAAGCCGAGCACGAACATGACAAGCATGGTCATGGCGAGAGCGCCCCATTTGCCGCCGGGTGTCCCGTGCAGCACTTCGGCGACAAGGTCGTCGCCGTCGAAGCCGCGGAAGACGAGGCTGAACAGAGAGGCGCCGATCAGGATGAGGAAGACCATCGCGGTGATATGGGCGGCGCTTTTCAGGGCAGGCGTCAGC
The genomic region above belongs to Acidobacteriota bacterium and contains:
- a CDS encoding helix-turn-helix transcriptional regulator; translation: MSSVDVETREDAVFRALAAPVRRQMLDALKDNPQTTGELCARFAGLDRCTVMQHLKVLEAAELVIAHKVGRVRWNHLNALPIKEIHDRWIGPHAAGAVGLLARMKADLEGG
- a CDS encoding serine/threonine protein phosphatase, which codes for MRAALAELLAKLAFGPGDRLVFVGDLVDKGPDSAGVVDDVARLQAEAPYEVVLVEGNHEERHRRYRANLTLRPKVARQSAKEAPRLAEMTEALTPRGRALLDAAPLFWRLDEFGVLVVHGGIPGDLKAFPDSPDEVDRMDKKAREKFLKIIRTRYIEQGAGAFVGLGKERPGDRFWAEVYDGRFGHVVFGHQPFFDGPAEFPHATGIDTGAVHGTGLTALVLEAGRARRFVRVETPVYKPRRTLEPDDA
- a CDS encoding VIT family protein — encoded protein: MASPFPAGEHHYVHRIGWLRATVLGANDGIVSTASLVIGVAAAAATPSAILVAGVAALVAGAMSMAAGEFVSVSSQSDTERADLETEKAALRDYPEAELQELADIYIKRGVEPATAQAVAQQLMKHDALGAHARDELGMSDMAAARPIQAALSSAASFSAGSALPLAAAALSPHYMITPVVAAVSLASLAILGWMSAAAGGAGKWRAVFRVVFWGAAAMIVTGVIGAVFGTVV
- a CDS encoding LemA family protein, with product MNLVLVVLAVIVAIVGLIILIYNGLVMKRQRVNQAFADVDVQLKQRQNLIPNLVETVKGYASHEQETFQQVIAARNAAQAANTAGDMAKAEGVLSQALGKLFALAEAYPDLKANTNFLQLQNELSAIEDKLAAARRFYNSAVQDYNTAREQFPGSIVAGSFNFEPREFFDVGVEGRAALDEPPKVSF
- a CDS encoding alpha/beta hydrolase, which gives rise to MRHWPLFALPALCLFACSPPDRAALADTPAAPAPVERSQEELTWTTGAWEAPEGLTQLPIWPGAAPGVDAASSPPERVATRYSPEAVGGDTSQAIFDVSDPTITIYPPKGANTGAAVIVFPGGGFNAVVVTLEGTEICDWVTSHGMTCILSKYRVPNTNHSWNKECQCVVEPNPAPALQDAQRTVRMVRAMAPELGIDPAKVGAMGFSAGGYLTVQLSNISEPEYPLTDRIDAFSSRPDFAISFFAGHICRAGDKLDPRLKITEKTPPTFLIQAWDDDVNPVCNATVYARALDAAGVPAEVHLFATGGHAFGLRRDHSPDTVWPSLLEHWLRERGVLP
- a CDS encoding aminotransferase class I/II-fold pyridoxal phosphate-dependent enzyme, which encodes MGQDISPFQAIAISRRAHEMKAAGQRILHMEFGQPSTGAPKAAIAAAHGVLDTEAMGYWESVPLKARIAQHYKDTYGVTVPPARLAITCGASPALVLALATAFNPGDRIALARPGYVAYRNTIRALNMVPVEIPCGAAERYQLTAAALDALTPAPAGVILASPANPTGTIIAEAELRAIADVARKRGIRIISDEIYHGLTYGPKLHSILEFDPTAYVVNSFSKYFSMAGWRLGWLVSPEDGAARTGAYIGNLFLTAPSLAQHAGLVAMDSRDELEGHLGVYRANRQLLLDALPGLGLERIAPPDGAFYIYADISRFTDDSLAFCLKLLEDTGVATAPGVDFDPVDGHRFMRFSFALSTDEIKEAIGKLEPWFKAQR